A genomic window from Methanovulcanius yangii includes:
- a CDS encoding phosphoribosyltransferase, producing MMPDSFPCELVTWNRSADLATTLGNAVRASGYAPDIVVAIGRGGYVPARVVCDVLLLNLLTSIKIEHWGVAAAEKEETIVRFPLAVDITAKRVLIVDDVTDTGDTLAAAFRYLKGFDPAEVRTSVLQHKECSSFVPDYYAELVTEWRWIIYPWAVWEDASGFVLRVLADGPATRGGVADALRKRFSIILDGGMLSGICADLVRRGEAEEDNGCFALPARR from the coding sequence ATGATGCCCGACTCCTTCCCCTGCGAACTTGTCACATGGAACCGCTCGGCCGATCTTGCAACCACCCTCGGAAACGCAGTCCGGGCCTCCGGCTATGCACCGGACATCGTGGTCGCCATCGGCAGGGGAGGATATGTCCCGGCCCGCGTCGTCTGCGACGTTCTTCTGCTGAATCTGCTCACCAGCATCAAGATCGAACACTGGGGAGTGGCGGCCGCGGAGAAGGAGGAGACCATCGTCCGTTTCCCGCTCGCGGTCGACATCACGGCGAAACGGGTCCTCATCGTCGACGATGTGACCGATACCGGCGACACGCTCGCGGCGGCCTTCCGGTACCTGAAGGGATTCGACCCGGCGGAGGTGCGCACCTCCGTCCTCCAGCACAAGGAGTGCTCATCGTTCGTGCCCGACTACTACGCCGAGCTGGTGACCGAATGGCGGTGGATCATCTACCCGTGGGCGGTATGGGAGGACGCCTCGGGCTTCGTCCTCCGGGTGCTCGCAGACGGACCGGCCACCCGGGGCGGGGTCGCAGACGCCCTCCGGAAGCGGTTTTCGATCATCCTCGATGGGGGGATGCTCTCCGGCATCTGCGCCGACCTCGTCCGCCGGGGAGAGGCGGAGGAGGACAACGGCTGCTTTGCCCTCCCTGCCAGACGATGA
- the tsaA gene encoding tRNA (N6-threonylcarbamoyladenosine(37)-N6)-methyltransferase TrmO, with protein sequence MQSAEVYPIGIVTSPYRKHGDAPRQGRLDPDVEMAIEIHEEYAAGLGDLAGISHIFVLLWFDRASRTTLTGHPPGATQSRPVFATRSPHRPNPIGLDIGKVLGVDGRIIRVSGLDALDGTPVLDIKPYVPSLDAVPDATEPFRTGR encoded by the coding sequence ATGCAGAGCGCTGAAGTATATCCAATCGGCATCGTCACCTCCCCCTACCGGAAGCACGGCGACGCTCCCCGCCAGGGCCGCCTCGACCCCGACGTCGAGATGGCAATCGAGATCCACGAAGAGTATGCGGCAGGTCTGGGGGACCTTGCCGGCATCAGCCACATCTTCGTTCTCCTCTGGTTCGACCGGGCTTCCCGGACGACCCTCACCGGCCATCCCCCGGGAGCGACGCAGAGCAGACCCGTCTTTGCCACCCGCTCCCCGCACCGGCCGAACCCCATCGGTCTCGACATCGGCAAAGTCCTCGGAGTCGACGGGCGCATCATCCGGGTCTCCGGTCTCGATGCCCTCGACGGCACCCCCGTCCTCGACATCAAACCCTACGTCCCCTCCCTCGACGCCGTTCCGGACGCGACCGAACCGTTCCGGACCGGGCGCTAA
- the sugE gene encoding quaternary ammonium compound efflux SMR transporter SugE, translating to MALTAWASLVIAGLMETGWAIGLKYTEGFTRLLPSAVTVALMAGSFYFLSQSLRELPIGTAYAVWTGIGAVGTVILGILLFGESRDIARILFLMLIITGIFGLKMVAGE from the coding sequence ATGGCACTCACAGCATGGGCCTCACTCGTCATCGCCGGCCTCATGGAGACCGGCTGGGCCATCGGCCTCAAATATACGGAAGGATTCACCCGCCTCCTCCCCTCGGCGGTCACGGTTGCACTGATGGCGGGCAGCTTCTACTTCCTCTCGCAGTCGCTCAGGGAGCTTCCCATCGGGACCGCCTATGCCGTCTGGACCGGCATCGGGGCGGTGGGCACGGTGATCCTCGGCATCCTCCTCTTCGGAGAGTCACGGGACATCGCCCGCATCCTCTTTCTGATGCTGATCATCACGGGCATCTTCGGCCTGAAGATGGTTGCCGGGGAGTAG
- a CDS encoding nucleoside recognition domain-containing protein: protein MNEFLYQTALLALDLLIRTIPMMVAGVIAAELILAFNATDRISRVSRPLTTFSNLHPSCGISFMMAFVSPKAAGAMLAKYERDGTITRREMVIAALMNSFPNVVMHWRYLLPVYVPLLGITGLVYFAILVVVGFIKTGIIMVAGRWTLPPPGDERAAEENGPKPRPPWREGIRAALAASRDSLSHILLISIPTIIVVAVLITLGFFDVVADVMQGFGAWFPVPPAGFAIIAAQFGSFIAGASVASTLLAAGTLTPQEIVITLLVGNILTSVTRGIRWYGSSYAAIFGPRTGAEIQILSTGLRVAIMVVFVAILAVLW, encoded by the coding sequence ATGAATGAATTCCTGTATCAGACCGCTCTCCTCGCCCTCGATCTCCTCATCCGCACCATCCCGATGATGGTCGCGGGCGTCATCGCAGCGGAGCTGATCCTCGCATTCAATGCGACCGACCGCATCTCCCGCGTCTCCCGGCCGCTCACGACCTTCTCCAACCTCCACCCGTCATGCGGCATCTCCTTCATGATGGCCTTCGTCTCCCCGAAGGCCGCAGGTGCGATGCTCGCGAAGTACGAGCGTGATGGGACGATCACCCGCCGGGAGATGGTGATCGCCGCCCTGATGAACTCCTTTCCGAACGTCGTGATGCACTGGCGCTACCTGCTGCCGGTCTACGTCCCCCTCCTCGGGATTACGGGTCTCGTCTACTTTGCCATCCTCGTCGTGGTAGGATTCATCAAGACCGGCATCATCATGGTCGCAGGCCGGTGGACTCTCCCCCCGCCCGGGGACGAACGGGCCGCAGAGGAGAATGGACCGAAGCCGCGGCCGCCGTGGCGGGAGGGGATACGGGCAGCCCTCGCCGCGTCCCGGGACTCGCTTTCCCACATCCTCCTCATCAGCATTCCCACCATCATCGTCGTCGCGGTCCTCATCACCCTTGGGTTCTTCGATGTGGTGGCGGACGTCATGCAGGGCTTCGGCGCCTGGTTCCCGGTGCCCCCCGCAGGCTTTGCCATCATCGCCGCCCAGTTCGGCTCCTTCATCGCGGGCGCAAGCGTCGCATCGACCCTCCTTGCGGCAGGAACGCTCACCCCGCAGGAGATCGTCATCACCCTCCTCGTGGGCAACATCCTCACGAGCGTCACCCGCGGGATCCGGTGGTACGGCTCCTCCTATGCCGCCATATTCGGTCCGCGGACGGGGGCGGAGATCCAGATCCTCTCGACCGGCCTGCGGGTCGCCATCATGGTAGTCTTCGTCGCGATCCTCGCGGTGCTCTGGTGA
- a CDS encoding mechanosensitive ion channel family protein, with product MQIFTGSSGDAAGASGLNLSLNITPESLLLAVLALVIGYLVAKLLVRWIERLLQKQGHLSEVASGLLGRIISVLLYIIVILIAVSFLGVDVNGVVLGLSAIVGLVVAFGLKDTINNFAAGIWIASMNLFEKGEEVTIAGHWGIVQEIGIMATQITAAGSTIITIPNGKAWNDSIINYTRNPQRRIDQSFGVSYESDMGEVVRIALGIARDHPKVLDTPEPAVIFAEMADSSVNFTLRCWVNTPDYYGTKADILRSLHADLIAAGIEIPYPHVDVAFRNAIPEAGENEGTG from the coding sequence ATGCAGATTTTTACAGGAAGCTCCGGCGATGCCGCCGGTGCGTCAGGACTGAACCTTTCACTGAATATTACCCCGGAGTCGCTTCTCCTTGCCGTCCTTGCGCTGGTGATCGGCTACCTCGTGGCAAAGCTGCTCGTGCGGTGGATTGAACGCCTGCTCCAGAAGCAGGGCCACCTGTCCGAGGTGGCGTCCGGACTTCTCGGACGGATCATCTCGGTGCTCCTCTACATCATCGTGATCCTCATCGCCGTGAGTTTTCTTGGGGTGGATGTAAACGGCGTCGTCCTCGGCCTCTCGGCGATCGTGGGGCTCGTCGTCGCCTTCGGGCTCAAGGATACGATCAACAACTTTGCCGCAGGCATCTGGATCGCCTCGATGAACCTCTTCGAGAAGGGCGAGGAGGTCACCATCGCCGGGCACTGGGGTATCGTGCAGGAGATCGGCATCATGGCGACCCAGATCACCGCCGCGGGGAGCACCATCATCACGATCCCCAACGGCAAGGCATGGAACGACTCGATCATCAACTACACGAGAAACCCGCAGCGGCGTATCGACCAGTCCTTCGGGGTGAGCTATGAGTCCGATATGGGCGAGGTGGTGCGCATCGCGCTCGGCATCGCCCGCGATCACCCGAAGGTGCTGGATACCCCCGAGCCCGCCGTCATCTTCGCGGAGATGGCGGACTCCTCGGTGAACTTCACGCTGCGCTGCTGGGTGAATACCCCGGACTACTACGGGACAAAGGCGGATATTCTCCGCTCGCTGCACGCCGACCTCATCGCCGCAGGCATCGAGATTCCCTATCCGCACGTCGATGTCGCCTTCAGGAATGCAATTCCGGAGGCGGGGGAGAACGAGGGAACCGGATAA
- a CDS encoding metal-dependent hydrolase: MRGKDHLMLSMATGFLLVSPLLGSDLTTGTTYFIVTLLSGIFIGCLLPDVDASDAKINHLEGIAWLFGFVMRPLILPIVRFIHIKAGFDFDYRHRQSVHTIFSIGIYSIILLILSFFILMVTGFWSNFVLVFYLGLFLGGVLHLVEDCCTVSGLRPFAPISYRHFSGGISTTNAREDRPELFSKIQLFMAAGIIGLGVVFDISVSLLGMIAVALVGLSWMGIYGFSGTSPKKQKTSQDSVDHTWGSQNEWYLVRGRKKSSHSTHSRRDVIYHRKKK; encoded by the coding sequence GTGAGAGGGAAGGATCATCTGATGCTTTCCATGGCAACGGGCTTTCTGCTGGTCTCGCCGCTGTTGGGGAGTGATCTGACTACGGGAACAACGTATTTCATTGTCACGTTGCTTTCTGGAATTTTCATTGGATGTCTTCTCCCTGATGTGGATGCTTCTGATGCAAAAATCAACCACCTCGAGGGAATTGCCTGGTTATTTGGATTTGTGATGCGACCGTTGATCCTTCCTATTGTACGGTTCATTCACATAAAAGCGGGATTTGACTTTGATTATCGCCATCGACAATCGGTTCATACGATATTTTCCATTGGCATCTATTCGATCATACTACTGATATTGAGTTTTTTCATCCTGATGGTCACCGGGTTCTGGAGCAATTTTGTTCTTGTCTTTTATCTCGGACTATTCCTTGGAGGCGTCCTGCACTTGGTTGAGGATTGCTGTACGGTAAGTGGACTCAGACCATTTGCGCCGATTTCTTATCGGCACTTCAGTGGTGGTATCAGCACGACCAATGCAAGGGAAGACAGGCCCGAACTTTTTTCAAAGATCCAGTTATTCATGGCGGCGGGCATCATCGGTTTGGGTGTTGTTTTTGATATATCCGTATCTCTTCTGGGAATGATTGCTGTCGCTCTGGTCGGTCTGTCGTGGATGGGAATCTATGGCTTCTCCGGGACATCTCCAAAGAAGCAAAAGACATCACAGGACAGTGTCGATCATACGTGGGGAAGTCAAAATGAGTGGTATTTAGTCCGTGGCCGGAAAAAATCCTCCCATTCCACCCATTCCCGAAGGGATGTGATATATCACAGAAAGAAGAAGTGA
- a CDS encoding helix-turn-helix transcriptional regulator, producing the protein MREIAGFIHRFGPEAQSLFRSGLCIRIVLALHDGPAALPALTRRIRGSTSGSIHRNLKRLVEEKLVEEEDGRYRLTNAGTILVRRLGPLIRTFRDPAQPPESSMDLSRRYHEYESGMNAILLSGHALTILCALREGPCTRDALRDLTGARSTTLRTRIRLLTGSGHLREDDDGFSLTTRGMEVADQVLRFLRTVALLSRQKDFWNDHNIEKLPASAVETLYHLTDVNVDFDTPESIPTKIIKYFEMVATAHRLFGISEWTAPQLAEEYTKRVLARKDLDLIVTEKILHSMLEEPSLEILQKYTLYPDFRLHVISDRFWCGMTIADSNFAIKFYSKDGQAHTNARLKASETQEAVEWGMALFGYFKARSTPFEDYLRYHPHLLNSNSLKPDSTRMQ; encoded by the coding sequence TTGAGAGAGATTGCCGGATTTATCCACCGGTTCGGACCGGAAGCACAGTCGCTGTTCAGGTCGGGCCTCTGCATTCGCATAGTGCTTGCCCTCCATGACGGCCCCGCTGCCCTCCCGGCGCTCACCCGCAGGATTCGGGGGAGCACATCGGGGTCGATACACCGGAATCTCAAACGCCTCGTGGAGGAGAAACTGGTGGAAGAGGAGGACGGCCGCTACCGGCTCACCAACGCCGGCACGATTCTCGTACGGCGGCTGGGCCCTCTCATCCGGACCTTCCGTGATCCCGCACAGCCACCCGAGTCATCCATGGATCTCTCCCGCCGCTATCACGAGTACGAATCCGGGATGAACGCCATCCTCCTCTCCGGCCATGCACTGACCATCCTCTGCGCCCTCAGGGAGGGGCCCTGTACCCGCGATGCACTGAGAGACCTGACCGGGGCCCGCTCGACGACGCTGCGGACCCGCATCCGGCTCCTCACGGGGAGCGGCCATCTCCGGGAGGATGACGACGGATTCTCCCTGACAACTCGTGGAATGGAGGTGGCAGACCAGGTGTTGCGGTTCCTGCGGACGGTTGCCCTTCTCTCCCGGCAGAAGGATTTCTGGAATGACCACAATATTGAAAAACTTCCTGCATCCGCAGTTGAAACACTCTATCATCTGACCGATGTGAATGTTGATTTTGACACTCCCGAATCCATTCCGACAAAGATCATCAAATATTTCGAAATGGTTGCCACAGCACACCGGCTATTCGGCATCTCGGAATGGACTGCACCGCAACTTGCAGAAGAATATACAAAAAGAGTTCTTGCGCGAAAAGACCTCGATTTGATCGTCACTGAGAAGATTCTGCATTCCATGCTTGAAGAACCATCTCTCGAAATACTTCAGAAGTACACTCTCTACCCTGATTTTCGATTACATGTGATAAGTGACCGCTTCTGGTGCGGTATGACCATCGCTGATTCCAATTTTGCCATAAAATTTTATTCTAAAGACGGGCAGGCTCACACCAATGCACGTCTGAAAGCCTCTGAAACCCAAGAAGCGGTGGAATGGGGGATGGCGCTGTTCGGATACTTTAAGGCGCGGAGCACACCATTTGAAGATTATCTGAGATATCACCCCCATTTACTCAATTCCAACAGCTTGAAACCCGATTCCACTCGGATGCAGTAA
- a CDS encoding ubiquitin family protein: protein MPKLTLHFIREGEILETDYEEGDAYQDVLLRLCIIPDTVIILRDGKSIPEDAPVEGDAATVMTAASRG from the coding sequence ATGCCGAAACTCACACTGCATTTCATTCGCGAAGGCGAAATTCTCGAGACCGACTACGAGGAAGGGGACGCCTACCAGGACGTGCTGCTCCGTCTCTGCATCATCCCCGATACGGTCATCATCCTGCGGGACGGGAAGAGCATTCCCGAGGATGCCCCGGTGGAGGGGGATGCCGCCACCGTGATGACCGCCGCCTCACGGGGATGA